DNA from Kiloniellales bacterium:
GCGCGCTGCTCTCCACGACGGCACCCCCGTGGTCCGCAGCGTGTGGCGGGAAGGAAACCGAATAGCCTGAGACGAAGGGAAAGCGCGATGGAGGAACCGGTCGAGCAGATTTGCGCAGTCTTGGCCCGCGAAGCTGGTCGGCGCCATCACTTCAGGGCCTACTTGCAGACGTCGCGCCGCCCGCTGCCATGCTGACGTGACCCCGCGCTACGCCCTCTACTTCGCACCGGAGCCAGGCAAGGCCCTCGACCGTTTCGGCGCGCGCTGGTTCGACGCCGCCGAACGCTGGGCGCCGCTGGAGCCGGCCTATCGCGCGCGGATCACCGAGGCGCCCCGGCGCTACGGCTTCCACGCCACGCTGAAGGCGCCTTTTCGCCTGGCCGAAAAAGACTGTCTCGACGACCTGCGGGACTCGCTCGCCGCTTTCGCGAGCGGCCGGGCAAGACCGTCGGCGCCGCCGCTCGCGCTGCGGCGCCTGGGCGGCTTCCTCGCCCTGATGCCGCGGGCGCCGGCGCCCGAGGTCTCGGCGCTGGCCCAGGCCTGCGTCGAGACCTTCGACCGCTTCCGCGCCGAGGCGACGCCCGAGGAGCTGGCGCGCCGCCGGGCCGCCGGTCTCACCACCAGGCAGGACGGCTATCTCCTGCGCTGGGGCTACCCCTACGTCGCCGAGGAGTTCCGCTTCCACATGACCCTGACCGAGCGGCTCGATGCCCAGGCCCTGGCCGCCGTGGAGGCCGCGCTGGAGTCCGCCGTCGTGCAACTCGAGGCGGAGCCGCTGGTGATCGACGCCGTCACCCTGTTCCGCCAAGCCGGCACCGCCGAGCCCTTCGAACCGCTGGCGCGCTTCGTCCTGGGCGGCTGACGGAAAGGCCAGGGCAGGCCGGGAAGCCGCCGCTTTTGTGCGACGTAGCCGCCCGAACAGGTCAGTCGTCGCTCAGCTGATTGAGCAGTTTCATGACTTCGTCGGAGGCCTCGCCCGCCTCGTGGACATTGGCGATGGCCGCTTCCAGGTCCCCCGCTTCGTAGGCGCGGGCGGCGGCGATCCCCGCCTTATGCACCCGGGCGTGGGGTTCGCTGAGGGCCTGCCAGGCCGAGTGGTTCAACAGGCGCGGGTCGGTCTGGGCGTCGTACCACTTGCCGAGCCGGCAGCTGTGATGGTCGGCCAGTTCGTCGGGATTGAGGCGTGCACGTCCGGCCAGCATCTGCGCCAGCTTGCGCATCCAGATGAGATGGTCGGACTTGGCGGCGTGAATCGTCGCCTTGGGAATCGCCATTTGCACCAGCTCGTCGATGCCTGCGACGATCGGCGCCTCGCTCTGCTCCAGGGTCTCGATCACGGCATCGATCGAGCGGACGTTGTGCTCGCCCATCCGGGAGATGACGCCGGCCCCCTCGGCGATCTCGCGCGACGCCGCCTCCTGCTGGTGCAGGATTCCGGCGATCTCGTCCATCCGCACGGTGACCGTCTCGATCTGCTCGGCCAGCTGACCGATCTGGGTGTCCGTCTTCTGGATTGCCGCGCGGCCCTTTTCGACCCTGGTCGCGCTCTCGCGCATGGCCTCGGTGATGCCCGACATGTCGTCGCGCAGCGCTGAGATGCGCGCGCGAATGTCGTCGGTGGCCGCGGCCGTCTGGCTGGCCAGGTTCTTGACCTCGCCCGCGACCACGGCGAAGCCCTTGCCGGCCTCGCCGGCCCGCGCCGCCTCGATGGTGGCGTTCAGGGCGAGCAGGTTGGTCTGCTTGGCGATCGCCTCGATGTTCTGGACGATCTCGCCGATGCGAACCGAGGCCTGCTCCAGGGTCTCGACCTTGGCGACCGCCTCCTGGGCCGACCCGGCGATCCGCTCCATCTCGGCGACCGCGTCGACCGTGGCCGAGTGCCCCGCCTGCGTTCCCGCCGCGGCTGCGCGCGCTTCGCCGGCGGCCGCCTGGGAGTTGGCGGCGATCTCCTGAACGGTGGCCGACATCTGATCGACGGCCGCCGCGATCGCCTGGGTATGGGCGTGGGATTCGCGCACGCTCC
Protein-coding regions in this window:
- a CDS encoding DUF1045 domain-containing protein, which encodes MTPRYALYFAPEPGKALDRFGARWFDAAERWAPLEPAYRARITEAPRRYGFHATLKAPFRLAEKDCLDDLRDSLAAFASGRARPSAPPLALRRLGGFLALMPRAPAPEVSALAQACVETFDRFRAEATPEELARRRAAGLTTRQDGYLLRWGYPYVAEEFRFHMTLTERLDAQALAAVEAALESAVVQLEAEPLVIDAVTLFRQAGTAEPFEPLARFVLGG
- a CDS encoding methyl-accepting chemotaxis protein, whose product is MALARAGSASELAEIEAAIDELLEGGTSRAEARGDAIGEKLIRLAGLQAERGEADLRRWVSMSITANNGVRKVAEMTRSVRESHAHTQAIAAAVDQMSATVQEIAANSQAAAGEARAAAAGTQAGHSATVDAVAEMERIAGSAQEAVAKVETLEQASVRIGEIVQNIEAIAKQTNLLALNATIEAARAGEAGKGFAVVAGEVKNLASQTAAATDDIRARISALRDDMSGITEAMRESATRVEKGRAAIQKTDTQIGQLAEQIETVTVRMDEIAGILHQQEAASREIAEGAGVISRMGEHNVRSIDAVIETLEQSEAPIVAGIDELVQMAIPKATIHAAKSDHLIWMRKLAQMLAGRARLNPDELADHHSCRLGKWYDAQTDPRLLNHSAWQALSEPHARVHKAGIAAARAYEAGDLEAAIANVHEAGEASDEVMKLLNQLSDD